A region from the Rheinheimera mangrovi genome encodes:
- a CDS encoding MotA/TolQ/ExbB proton channel family protein, with protein MHSLIELWESVRDFIATGGDVLYIVAIVLFIMWVLIIERFWFINREFPVMRDRIIADWNARADTTSWYAHKIRDAWVSEASTKLSERIGVIKTLVAICPMVGLLGTVTGMIAVFEIMAVQGTGNPRLMAAGISMATIPTMAGMVACLSGVFVTSKLEGKVKSAVHGLADSMPHH; from the coding sequence ATGCATAGCCTGATAGAGCTTTGGGAATCTGTCAGGGATTTTATCGCAACCGGCGGTGATGTACTTTATATCGTCGCCATAGTGCTCTTCATCATGTGGGTATTGATCATAGAGCGCTTCTGGTTTATTAATCGGGAATTTCCAGTGATGCGTGACAGAATCATTGCTGACTGGAATGCCCGGGCTGATACAACCTCCTGGTATGCGCATAAAATTCGTGATGCGTGGGTGTCAGAGGCATCTACCAAACTAAGTGAGCGGATCGGCGTAATCAAAACTTTGGTTGCCATCTGCCCTATGGTTGGTTTGTTAGGTACTGTAACTGGTATGATCGCCGTATTCGAAATTATGGCGGTGCAAGGTACTGGTAACCCAAGACTGATGGCAGCTGGTATTTCAATGGCAACAATTCCAACTATGGCTGGTATGGTTGCGTGTTTATCAGGTGTATTTGTAACGTCCAAACTGGAAGGTAAGGTGAAGTCAG